From a single Apium graveolens cultivar Ventura chromosome 2, ASM990537v1, whole genome shotgun sequence genomic region:
- the LOC141707608 gene encoding photosystem I reaction center subunit IV, chloroplastic-like yields the protein MASCSMASAACGFVVAPSATNPNNTTTTKMMMFNPPCNSSRNFSSGRFVVRAAEDGAAAPPAAAPEAAAPPAAKPKPPPIGPKRGTTVKILRKESYWYKGTGSVVAVDQDPKTRYPVVVRFKKVNYAGVSTNNYALDEIVEV from the exons ATGGCTAGCTGCAGTATGGCATCAGCTGCTTGTGGATTTGTAGTCGCACCGAGTGCTACAAATCCCAACAACACCACCACCACTAAGATGATGATGTTCAATCCACCTTGTAATTCTTCTAGAAACTTCAGTTCTGGTAGGTTTGTTGTCAGGGCTGCTGAGGATGGAGCCGCCGCTCCACCTGCAGCTGCCCCGGAAGCTGCTGCTCCCCCTGCTGCCAAGCCCAAGCCCCCGCCAATCGGCCCAAAGAGAGGAACCACG GTGAAGATTCTCAGGAAGGAGTCTTACTGGTACAAAGGCACTGGATCAGTTGTTGCTGTTGATCAG GACCCCAAAACTCGGTACCCAGTTGTTGTGCGGTTCAAGAAAGTGAATTATGCCGGTGTATCTACAAACAACTATGCATTGGATGAGATTGTAGAAGTGTAA